One stretch of Sinorhizobium fredii DNA includes these proteins:
- the nodI gene encoding nodulation factor ABC transporter ATP-binding protein NodI — protein MSMFSIDLSGVSKTYGDKVVVDKLSFSVAPGECFGLLGPNGAGKSTIARMILGMTAPDAGKITVLGVPVPARARLARRGIGVVPQFDNLDPEFTVRENLLVYGRYFGMNTRKVKAVMPSLLEFARLESKVDARVSELSGGMKRRLTLARALINDPQLLVMDEPTTGLDPHARHLIWERLRFLLARGKTIILTTHFMEEAERLCDRLCVLERGRNIAEGRPHALIDELIGCEVIEIYGGNPHELDSLIRPYSDRIEISGETLFCYAPDPEKVRVRLRERAGLRVLQRPPNLEDVFLRLTGREMEK, from the coding sequence ATGTCCATGTTTTCAATCGACCTTTCAGGCGTGAGCAAGACATATGGCGACAAGGTTGTGGTCGACAAGCTGTCGTTCAGTGTTGCCCCGGGGGAATGCTTCGGGCTGCTTGGACCGAACGGCGCGGGCAAGAGCACGATTGCGCGTATGATCCTCGGCATGACAGCGCCTGATGCGGGGAAGATTACTGTGCTCGGCGTGCCGGTGCCGGCAAGGGCTCGCTTGGCGCGAAGGGGCATCGGCGTGGTCCCCCAATTCGACAACCTCGACCCTGAGTTCACCGTACGCGAGAACCTGCTGGTCTACGGACGCTACTTCGGCATGAACACACGCAAGGTCAAGGCGGTCATGCCGTCGCTTCTTGAGTTCGCACGCCTGGAAAGCAAGGTGGATGCGCGAGTCTCCGAACTTTCGGGCGGCATGAAGCGGCGCCTGACGCTTGCACGTGCATTGATCAATGACCCGCAGCTGCTTGTCATGGACGAGCCGACCACCGGTCTCGATCCGCACGCGCGCCACCTCATCTGGGAGCGCCTGCGTTTCCTGCTGGCCCGCGGTAAGACGATTATCCTGACGACCCACTTCATGGAAGAGGCTGAGCGGTTATGCGATCGGCTTTGCGTGCTCGAAAGAGGTCGCAACATCGCAGAAGGACGTCCGCACGCGCTGATCGACGAACTGATCGGGTGCGAGGTCATCGAGATCTATGGCGGCAATCCGCATGAACTGGACTCTCTGATTAGACCATATTCCGATCGCATCGAAATCAGCGGCGAGACACTCTTTTGCTACGCGCCCGATCCGGAAAAGGTGCGAGTGCGGCTGCGCGAGCGCGCAGGATTGCGTGTCCTGCAACGTCCGCCGAATCTCGAGGATGTATTTTTGCGGCTGACCGGTCGAGAGATGGAGAAGTGA